A region of Vitis riparia cultivar Riparia Gloire de Montpellier isolate 1030 chromosome 1, EGFV_Vit.rip_1.0, whole genome shotgun sequence DNA encodes the following proteins:
- the LOC117915224 gene encoding uncharacterized protein LOC117915224 → MRNFGRSVIVRKPNETMRFIVTISVGVVFGFLIGISFPTLSITKLNLPSSLLPNVDIAYIRDKSSGFSTQALLDALSSAKYNRTQAQNLNGTSKIWAPSNPRGAERLPPGIVAAESDFYLRRLWGKPSEDLTTKPKYLVTFTVGCDQKKNVDAAVKKFSEDFTILLFHYDGRTTEWDEFEWSKKAIHVSVRRQTKWWYAKRFLHPDIVAPYDYIFIWDEDLGVEHFNAEEYIRLVRKYGLEISQPGLEPNKGLTWQMTKRRGDREVHKETEEKPGWCPNPHLPPCAAFVEIMAPVFSRDAWRCVWHMLQNDLVHGWGLDFALRRCVEPAHEKIGVVDSQWIVHQTVPSLGNQGQAENGKAPWQGVRERCKKEWTMFRVRMTNAEKAYYKEMGINPTNSTAD, encoded by the exons ATGAGAAATTTTGGACGCAG TGTAATTGTTAGAAAACCAAATGAGACTATGAGGTTTATTGTAACAATTTCTGTTGGAGTTGTTTTTGGCTTTCTAATAGGAATATCTTTTCCAACTTTGTCGATAACTAAG CTGAATCTCCCATCCAGCCTTCTTCCCAATGTTGATATCGCTTACATTCGGGACAAAAGTTCAGGCTTTTCAACCCAAGCACTGTTGGATGCTTTGTCTTCTGCAAAGTACAACAGGACACAAGCTCAAAATTTAAATGGCACCTCAAAG ATTTGGGCCCCTTCAAATCCTCGGGGTGCAGAAAGACTACCCCCAGGCATTGTTGCAGCTGAGTCAGACTTCTACCTCCGTAGATTGTGGGGTAAACCTAGTGAG GACCTGACTACCAAACCAAAGTATCTTGTAACATTTACTGTTGGTTGTGATCAGAAAAAAAATGTCGATGCAGCAGTTAAAAAG TTCTCTGAGGACTTTACCATCCTTCTATTTCATTATGATGGTCGAACAACTGAATGGGATGAATTTGAGTGGTCAAAGAAGGCCATTCATGTGAGCGTTCGGAGACAAACAAAATG GTGGTATGCCAAAAGGTTTCTGCATCCTGACATTGTGGCACCATATGACTATATATTTATCTGGGATGAAGATCTAGGAGTTGAGCATTTTAATGCAGAAGA ATATATAAGACTAGTGAGGAAATATGGCTTGGAGATTTCACAACCTGGTTTAGAACCTAATAAAGGGTTAACATGGCAGATGACAAAAAGAAGAGGTGATCGAGAAGTCCACAA agaaacagaggagaaacCAGGCTGGTGCCCTAACCCACATTTGCCTCCCTGTGCAGC GTTTGTTGAGATCATGGCTCCTGTATTTTCTAGAGATGCATGGCGGTGTGTGTGGCATATGCTTCAG AATGACCTGGTACATGGTTGGGGTCTTGACTTTGCTCTCAGAAGATGTGTAGAG CCTGCCCATGAGAAAATTGGAGTTGTAGATTCTCAATGGATCGTTCATCAAACTGTTCCCTCGCTTGGGAACCAG GGGCAAGCAGAGAATGGAAAGGCACCATGGCAAGGG GTGAGGGAGAGGTGTAAAAAAGAGTGGACCATGTTTCGAGTTCGCATGACCAATGCCGAAAAAGCATATTACAAGGAGATGGGAATTAATCCTACCAATTCCACAGCTGACTAG